A single genomic interval of Spirosoma taeanense harbors:
- the lipB gene encoding lipoyl(octanoyl) transferase LipB: MNSRANKQVEVRELGMVDYQSAWDEQERLFAEIVSQKLQNRSRAADEQQPTPNYLLFCQHPHVYTLGTSGHENNLLVDENRLTNELGATFYKIRRGGDITYHGPGQLVGYPILDLDNFFTDIHRYMRLLEESIILTLADYGLSAGRIDGLTGVWLDHNGGPCPRKICAMGVKASRWVTMHGFALNVNTDLSYFSHIVPCGIADKAVTSLAAELSRDVSLEEVAGYVRRHLAQLFEMELVLNIETQV, from the coding sequence ATGAATAGTCGGGCGAATAAACAAGTTGAGGTTCGGGAGTTAGGCATGGTTGACTATCAGAGCGCCTGGGATGAACAGGAGCGTCTGTTTGCGGAGATCGTTAGCCAGAAATTGCAGAATCGGTCACGGGCGGCCGACGAGCAGCAGCCAACGCCGAATTACCTCTTGTTTTGTCAGCATCCGCACGTCTATACACTCGGCACGAGCGGCCACGAAAACAATCTGCTGGTTGACGAAAACCGGCTGACGAACGAGCTGGGTGCAACGTTCTATAAAATCCGGCGGGGTGGCGACATTACGTACCATGGCCCCGGCCAGTTGGTTGGCTACCCGATTCTGGACCTGGATAACTTCTTTACGGATATTCACCGCTACATGCGGTTGCTGGAAGAAAGCATTATCCTGACGCTGGCCGACTACGGTCTGAGCGCTGGCCGGATTGACGGGCTGACGGGCGTATGGCTGGACCATAATGGAGGCCCTTGCCCCCGTAAAATCTGCGCCATGGGCGTTAAGGCGAGCCGTTGGGTAACGATGCATGGTTTTGCTTTGAACGTCAACACAGATTTATCATATTTTAGCCATATTGTCCCCTGCGGCATCGCCGACAAGGCTGTTACGTCGCTGGCAGCCGAACTGAGCCGCGACGTATCGCTGGAAGAAGTGGCTGGCTATGTTCGGCGGCATCTGGCGCAGTTGTTCGAAATGGAGTTGGTTCTTAATATTGAAACGCAGGTTTAA
- a CDS encoding YraN family protein: MAQHNETGKQGEAEAVRYLQDKGYEILTRNYRYQHAEIDLIAQKGKLLVFAEVKTRTNISYGNPEEFVNYTKARLVMKAAEQYIFAQNWQFDVRFDIVAVTKTGIELRIRHIEDAFC; this comes from the coding sequence ATGGCCCAGCACAACGAAACCGGCAAACAGGGCGAAGCCGAGGCCGTTCGCTATCTGCAGGATAAAGGCTACGAAATTCTGACCCGAAATTACCGCTATCAACACGCCGAAATCGACCTGATTGCTCAGAAAGGAAAGCTGCTTGTTTTTGCCGAGGTCAAAACCCGCACTAACATTAGCTACGGCAACCCCGAGGAATTTGTCAACTACACCAAAGCCCGACTTGTTATGAAGGCTGCCGAACAGTACATCTTCGCCCAAAACTGGCAATTCGATGTTCGGTTTGATATTGTGGCCGTAACCAAGACAGGCATCGAAC